The Doryrhamphus excisus isolate RoL2022-K1 chromosome 1, RoL_Dexc_1.0, whole genome shotgun sequence genome includes a window with the following:
- the glrx5 gene encoding glutaredoxin-related protein 5, mitochondrial, which translates to MNSLIRYTARCLRSGVACSLPGYSEGRMWTASSRLLCAAAGLHKDLDGMVKKDKVVVFMKGTPAQPMCGFSNAVVQILRMHGVDDYAAYNVLADEDLREGVKAFSNWPTIPQVYFNGEFVGGCDILLQMHQNGDLVEELKKLGIQSALLDAEKDSK; encoded by the exons ATGAATAGCTTAATAAGATATACTGCTCGATGTCTGCGGTCCGGGGTGGCGTGCTCTCTACCCGGATACTCCGAAGGACGCATGTGGACGGCGTCAAGCCGGCTTCTGTGCGCTGCGGCGGGCCTCCACAAAGACCTTGATGGGATGGTGAAGAAGGACAAGGTGGTTGTCTTCATGAAGGGGACACCGGCGCAGCCGATGTGTGGTTTCAGCAACGCCGTGGTCCAGATCCTCCGTATGCACGGCGTGGACGACTACGCAGCGTACAACGTCTTAGCCGACGAAGATCTCCGGGAAG GAGTCAAAGCCTTCTCCAATTGGCCGACAATTCCTCAGGTGTACTTCAACGGCGAGTTCGTGGGTGGTTGCGACATCCTCCTGCAAATGCACCAGAATGGTGATCTGGTGGAGGAGTTGAAGAAACTGGGCATCCAGTCTGCTCTACTGGACGCAGAGAAAGACTCAAAGTAG
- the prkrip1 gene encoding PRKR-interacting protein 1 homolog — MAESVEKNNKPAKPGGKGGQPLVIAKTLAEAQRLKLERLMRNPDKLAPIPDRQKEWTPRAPPEFVRDVMGSSAGAGSGEFHVYRHLRRREYQRQDFLDKMSSKQRKEQAYLDKVEQNKMDAEERTAKRRKKREKMKQKKLLAKKAKQDSKADKDAESSSSLSEEEVEEKREQEEEKEADDDAEVPSFIMGKK, encoded by the coding sequence ATGGCGGAGAGCGTGGAGAAGAACAACAAACCCGCAAAACCAGGAGGAAAAGGGGGCCAGCCGTTGGTCATTGCCAAAACTCTTGCGGAGGCACAGCGCCTAAAGTTGGAGAGGTTGATGCGGAACCCGGACAAACTTGCCCCCATCCCCGACCGACAGAAAGAATGGACCCCTCGGGCTCCCCCGGAGTTCGTCCGGGATGTGATGGGCTCCAGCGCCGGTGCGGGTAGTGGCGAGTTCCACGTTTACCGTCATCTTCGAAGGCGGGAATACCAGAGACAAGACTTTCTGGACAAAATGTCCTCCAAGCAAAGGAAAGAACAAGCCTATTTGGATAAAGTGGAGCAAAACAAGATGGACGCCGAGGAGAGAACGGCGAAGCGTAGGAAGAAGCGGGAAAAAATGAAGCAGAAGAAGCTCCTGGCAAAGAAAGCCAAACAAGACTCGAAAGCTGATAAAGACGCGGAGAGCAGCTCGTCTCTCagcgaggaggaagtggaggagaagcgggagcaggaagaagaaaaagaggctGATGATGACGCCGAAGTCCCGAGCTTCATCATGGGGAAGAAGTAA
- the LOC131131012 gene encoding alpha-1-antitrypsin homolog: MHTFFASCTLVALMLAACLADHQHHQHSGGDMSCRILSPHNADFGFALYKTLNAKADAGKNVFFSPLGISSALSLLSTGAAGDTHSQLFATLAYGGHEKSEIDQAYKHLFHTLEHNQESHQLNIGNAVAVRTGFTPAEPFMKGAKESYSSEVLNVDFSKPEEAAAAINTYIAGKTNDKIKDHVKDLDADMAMMLINYVYFRGHWEKPFNSSLTKKADFNVDENTKVEVDMMKRMGRHDFHYDQENGTSILLLPYKGNTSMMIILPDEGKMKTIEEHITKESIRHWHDSLYRQSVDVFMPKFSISTNAALDEALKEMGVTAAFGNAADFSGISQEIKLKVSKASHQAVLSVDETGTEAAAVTTLEVMPMSMPIRMTMDRPFLVFILEDSTHSILFMGKINNPAAH; the protein is encoded by the exons ATGCACACTTTCTTTGCAAGCTGCACTCTGGTGGCGTTGATGCTGGCCGCCTGCCTGGCAGACCACCAGCATCACCAGCACTCTGGGGGGGACATGAGCTGCCGCATTCTGTCCCCTCACAATGCTGATTTTGGCTTTGCCCTTTATAAAACTCTCAACGCCAAAGCAGATGCCGGAAAGAACGTCTTCTTCTCCCCGCTGGGTATTTCCTCCGCCCTGTCCCTGCTGTCCACGGGGGCTGCCGGCGACACCCACAGCCAGCTCTTTGCCACCCTGGCCTACGGCGGTCACGAGAAATCCGAAATCGACCAAGCGTATAAGCATCTTTTCCACACGCTCGAACACAACCAGGAGTCCCATCAGCTGAATATCGGCAACGCGGTCGCCGTGCGTACGGGTTTCACTCCCGCTGAGCCGTTCATGAAGGGCGCCAAAGAATCGTACTCTTCAGAGGTCCTAAACGTCGACTTCAGCAAACCTGAAGAGGCCGCCGCTGCCATCAACACGTACATCGCCGGCAAAACCAACGACAAAATTAAAGACCACGTGAAGGACTTGGACGCGGATATGGCGATGATGCTGATTAACTACGTGTACTTCAGAG GACATTGGGAGAAACCGTTCAACAGCTCGCTGACAAAGAAAGCCGACTTCAATGTCGACGAGAACACTAAAGTGGAGGTAGACATGATGAAGAGGATGGGACGCCATGACTTTCATTACGATCAAGAAAACGGCACCTCCATCCTCTTGCTGCCGTACAAAGGCAACACCTCCATGATGATCATCCTGCCCGATGAAGGTAAAATGAAGACGATAGAGGAGCACATCACCAAGGAATCCATCAGACACTGGCACGACTCTCTTTACAGACA ATCGGTGGATGTGTTCATGCCCAAATTTTCCATTTCTACCAACGCTGCTTTGGACGAAGCATTGAAAGAAATGGGAGTAACTGCTGCATTCGGGAATGCCGCCGATTTCTCCGGCATATCACAGGAGATAAAGCTTAAAGTGTCTAAG GCATCCCATCAGGCGGTTCTGAGCGTGGATGAAACGGGGACCGAGGCTGCGGCCGTCACCACCTTGGAGGTCATGCCCATGAGCATGCCCATCAGGATGACCATGGACAGACCCTTCTTGGTCTTCATCCTGGAGGACTCCACCCATAGCATCCTCTTTATGGGCAAGATCAATAACCCTGCAGCCCATTAA